The window TCCCGCTGGTGACCATCAGCACACTCGAGGCCATCGCGTTCTCTCATGCCGATGCAGTCTTCCCCATTTGTCCGATGATGAATGCCGGGCGCAGTGAGATCACCGCCGCCACATTTGAGACCCGAAGCGGCAAGTGGGAGAGGATTGTGCCGGAGCACATTACCACCATTGAAGAATTGAGCGCCGCAATAAGAGAACGAACGCTGTTCTGCGGTGAGATTAATCCCGAAACATCAGCCCGTCTCAAAAAGGAACTCGGTGATAACGCTGTGTTCCCGGAGAGACCTCCGGCGCTTCGCCGGATCAGTTGCCTTTGCGAGTTGGGATGGCGTAGAATCGAATCGGGCGATCTGGATGACGTTCGAACCGCCCAACCCCTGTATTTGAAGAAGCCCTCAATCACCATCCCGAAAAAGAGGAGGCACGATGCGATGTCCGATATGCGGCCGGGAGTCCAGTGACGAGAGTGAACTGATGGCCTGCCTTACCAGTCACATGCAACAGGAAGTAACCAAACAAGCCAAAGAAATGCAGCGGGTCTACCTGATGATGATGGCCAGCCAGTTGACCATGGCCTGCGTCAGCACGCACAGCACGCCAAAGGATGTGGTAAGCACATTCGGCGAGGTCTATGGCATGCTGGAGACTCTCACCGGCAAAGCCGACGTGACGGGTGAGATCGAAGACTGGCTCAAGAAGCACCGCCCCGAATCCGAACAAGGCTAATCTTCACTAATTCTGAGAGGAGCCAAGAGATGGAGAGAACACTGGTACTGGTTAAGCCGGATGCGATGCAGAGAGGGCTGACGGGAGAGATCATCTCCCGGCTGGAGCGGAGGGGACTCAAGATCGTTGGCATGAAGCTTCTGCAGATGAACGAGAGCCAGGCCAAAAAGCACTACGCTGACCACGAGGGCAAACCATTTTACAATGGGCTGATAGCATACATCACTTCGGCGCCCATTATTGCCGCCGTCCTTGAAGGGACCAGAGCAGTGGAAGTGGTCCGAAATACCATGGGCGCAACCAGCCCGGTTAACGCTAACATGGGAACCATCAGAGGGGATCTGGCGTTGGAGACCGGACGCAATCTGGTGCACGGGTCAGATTCTCTGGAGAATGCGGAGAAGGAAATCAGTCTGTTTTTCTCGCCGAAGGAAATCCTCTCCCATCAGCGGGATATCGACAAATGGATCATAGAATCTTGAGCACCGGTGAGCCCGTGCTCCACATTTCCTCGAGCGTATAGAACTGCCGCTGCTGAGGGCTGAAAATGTGAGCGACCACATTGCCGATGTCCACGATCATCCAGCCGGAACTGACGCTGCCCTGCTGCCGCCGGGGAGTGATATGTTCTTTGGCCA of the Dehalococcoidia bacterium genome contains:
- the rsfS gene encoding ribosome silencing factor gives rise to the protein MDAALERQATDIVLLDLQGVCSFADYFVICNGESDRQIQAICDEIDDSLAKEHITPRRQQGSVSSGWMIVDIGNVVAHIFSPQQRQFYTLEEMWSTGSPVLKIL
- the ndk gene encoding nucleoside-diphosphate kinase, encoding MERTLVLVKPDAMQRGLTGEIISRLERRGLKIVGMKLLQMNESQAKKHYADHEGKPFYNGLIAYITSAPIIAAVLEGTRAVEVVRNTMGATSPVNANMGTIRGDLALETGRNLVHGSDSLENAEKEISLFFSPKEILSHQRDIDKWIIES
- the tsaB gene encoding tRNA (adenosine(37)-N6)-threonylcarbamoyltransferase complex dimerization subunit type 1 TsaB produces the protein MELTIDTSTNMAGAALSDKGRVLADFTWQTDQNHTVELIPRVIYLLQLRRADIHDTTAIIVAKGPGSFNGLRVGLSTAKGLAFALGIPLVTISTLEAIAFSHADAVFPICPMMNAGRSEITAATFETRSGKWERIVPEHITTIEELSAAIRERTLFCGEINPETSARLKKELGDNAVFPERPPALRRISCLCELGWRRIESGDLDDVRTAQPLYLKKPSITIPKKRRHDAMSDMRPGVQ